tttagagCTTGGTTCCAAGCATaaaggaaaatttgaaaaaatggcaTATACTATTTGAAATCCTAGAAGAAGTTCAGAATTATAAATTCTTATAGCACGCGTAAATTTTCGAATGccataaattcaaaattctcCACTATGCTAAGAATAAAGCTATTATGATTATgactttttgttaattaataatgattttcattcaaaaaaaaaaacgtacgacctcatttgattattaaataattataaaaaaattgacgagCTTGTTTCTTacgatttataaaaatcatcaaCTTCTCTTAAGCGGCTggcgattttgaaaattaatcaaattttatcctaaACATAACACAACTTATAATACAAGTATTAAttctaaaactaatatttacttATCTTAGGGCAAtacattgaaataatattgCGTTTAGATAAAAGttaagatttaaataaaaaatttaaaaaaaattacgatacccaaatttttgttaaccTCTAATGATTTTACTGTGTGACCTTTACCGAATAATTAGTGTTAATAGTTCATTCTTCATAAAAACTACACGTTACCTTGTAATTAATTAGGcccattaaaatttgttaattattaatctaCTTGAAATACCGGAGAAAAAAGAAACATGATACAATTAAGTAAGCGTAtgactaatttaaattaataattgtttttcaaaactaaattttagcaagtaaaaaaatgaactacaagtaatataaaagatagatcAGGGGTCGACAACCAACAATCGTCTCTAATTGAGAATTAAGAATACGTTTCTGATCAGGGTTATTTCAAATGGACCCTAGTAAGAAACTTCGAGTTCTTCAACGTTACGCTGGCATGTACATGTGCACATTCATACACTTGCATACTTCTGCAAGTGTGTGAATGTGTAGGAATCGGTGGATATCCGTGAGCAAAAATTGAAAAGGATTTTTCgccttacaattttattttctacctgatgcaaaAAGGACATCCGTTACTTCTTGGACACCCCTGTATATCATCCGATAGCTtataatttagagaaaatttttaatgcatcatttttttaaggggtccTTTTGGAAAATCGTAAACTAACAATTTGTAGGGTAATAATGAcccaagaaatacaaaaatcacaTTGAAATAAGCCGTAGATCCAGATTCGAGATGTTCGAACCACTGATCAACACTATTAGATAATTTCGCAATGATGTTTACCtcgaatcataaaatataatttcgtaTGTATATACATGGAGTGTTAAATGgcgtattaaataaaaataaatatacaaacctCTAAATGTCTATCAGCTGGTCCACAACATGTAGAAAAATCACATGGATCTGCATCAGTTTTCGGACAAATAATTGCACAATTACCCATTTGttgtttttcaacaattgtCCCACCATTATCGACTCCACCAATATAATCATCTAGCTCAACAAATTCTGGTTGAATTGTTGTCGAATGGATTCCTTCATTGTGAAAGAATTCCTTAACTTTTTCCGCTATTTTCATATACTCGGATAAATTTCTACAACGTATATGCGCCGATGCAATAATACGATCACCAGCTAATTGCCACACATGGAATTCATGCACCGCTAATACTCCATCAACTTTTGTTAGTAGCTTATGTTGTATGGCATCCACTTGTATGTGAGTCGGTAcggtttgtaataaaattaaagctgATTCACGTAAAAGTGGCCATACTgaatgtaatattaataatactaataatatactTAAAGCGGGATCTATGTAATCTTTGTAATCCCAATCTGTTAACCAAAATACTGTTGCCGAACATATTACAATCACTGAGCCTAAAGCGTCTGATAACACATGTAAAAATACACCACGCATGTTCATTGAGTTTGCATCGTGATAGTGACCATGTTTATGACCGCTACTTGATGAGGATGCTGTTGTGTTGTTTGGTGGATGAAATGTTTCGTCGTTTTCGTTATCATCCGTTGTGACGAGTTGTGATAGACGATTACGTTGTTTTATTGCTGAGCTTCCACCACCACCGTGTGTGTGACCACTTCCATGTTCTAGACAATAAAGGAAACATTCATGGATTAATTCGAAAATTCTGGAGATATGACGCAAATCTAGTATATGCCAATGTTAAAAAAGAGGTCTAATACCGAGATCCGCGAATCATTCCCTCCCCCAAACGGGAGAGGGCAATTAAGTATTTAGGATATAGACTAAAATCATATACGAAGGATGATATTCTAGAGCAATTTATTCAGTTGATATCCGAtctcttttatttttgtgatgAGATCagtgtgaaaattaaaaaaaaaattaacaatgtttttgttatttttaggaaaatggatcaaatattattctaaaaagaaatgaaaaagaaaagtaTGATTAAGGTTGCGAAAAATAATTACCTCGAAATAAAAGTAATCCAACAAGATTTACAAATAATCCAATAACACCAACTACCACCAATAATTTGGCATCatgtattgtttgtttttcaataaaacgtTTAAAAGCTTCTAGTGTGATACTAAAACATAATGCAACTAAGAATACAGCATTCACTAATGCCCCTAATACTTCAGCACGTGCCCATCCAAATGTATTTTTTGACCATTTCTTTGGAGACAtctgtaaataaacaaaaaaatggcatgacaaattaattactttatttaatttatataaaataagtgcAAATAAAGTGAGCGTTAGTCTCACTAGGTAGATAGAGAGAGTTAACCTAGCATAATAAATTTAGGATTGGCTATAGACTTTTTGATACCATAGATACCAAAGCTATTTGGCTGAAAATGGAGGAATTGTCTTAACTTACCCTGAACAGATCTAGGTGGACTGTTTAAGgcttagaaattttttgaaggatATCATTTCTAGCTTGTTTTAACGTACTTTGATGAAAATTGATATTACGATCTTTGTATACGCAGATCTTTGTATCGATGCAATTAAACTTTAAGAGAAGGTGCATAAAGCGAATTGATGTTTCCTATGTATATGCATTGTTCTCTCGATGTTTGGACTAATATAGGAAGTTAGTAAACATAGATTAGTTCGAACTCTTAAAACTATTGGCGttatatagaatttaaaatggttttagtCTTCGCTAAAATGAAAGAAAGAAACACTGATCTATATAAAACACTGGATAGTGGATGCCGTCAAAGAAAGCGTTAGGACTACATTGGCCGCCAATGCTAAAAGTAAACGAATTCATTATCCAGTGTTTATTACAGATCAgtggaaagaaaaaatattctcaaacagaaatcatttttattcaaactcattatttatgtttatcatATACAAAAGTAGATATGAAATTGCATAAATTCTATGCTATTGTAACTGGCCTAGAAAATTACATtcttcaatattgaaaaaggtgaaataaaatcacatatattataaaaattgatattcaaaaagaatgatattataaaaataattaccttgacagataaaaaggcaaccgctaGGGCTGCCACATCACTTAACATATGAAAACTATCGGCAACCAATGCCATTGAATTTGTTATATATCCGACAACTATTTCTACAACAAAAAATGATGTTGTCAACCATAACATTGATATCAGTCGACATTTTTTCCCCGTATATCGtcccatattttttttaaaatctgcaacaaatgaaaaatgaaaatattaattaaaaattctataaatatgctttttaaatgatattttaatttaggaATACGAATAGTAGATAGATATGTATTTGATTTTTCTTATTCTAGACTCTGTTCTCTCTTTCCAAAATCAGACAAAAATTTCCATGAAgagcaaaaaattatgatagaCTTATTTAGGATTGAAAACAGAAAAGTAGGGTATTGATAATTTTGAGGATAGTTACACAGGTcaatacaaatgttgtctcagaAGCACGTTTTGACGTGCTAAATACGAACCTGAGCGCAAAATCGCTTCAGCACGTCACGTTTTCGATAAATTAGCCCctcattatgaaaattttcctaaatttgAACTCATATTTCACCGGAAATTCGAacttatttctcaaaaaaaaatttacgttatcaaaaaaatccattcatttcccttcaaaattttgaatttttccaagaGAAGAGTAAAAAGGATATCGGAAGTACTCAAAGagtattttaaaggaaaaagaaggtatacaattttcatatgagaaaataattacatagtGGGGTTACGGAATTTCGAATATAACCGAAAAACGGATTTTTCCCTTTCTTAGgtaaaaaaattgcgaaaacCTTATATATATTAGAGAAGTTTTGAAGTCGAATTCAGCACCCCAAAACTATAACAAATGTTTTGTCGCTGTGATTTCCTAAAGTGTATTTATTATCTCTTTTTTAACACTCTCGATAGAAACATcgtaataatttcttaaaattaatctaataatcttaaatatggtctttaaaagaaaattctttgaaagtttaaaactgAAACACTTTTGATTTCTAAGTTGAAAAGTCTCTCTCTACTATTTAAGTTGAGTTGTTAGTCTAAGCATTTTGccaactataaattataaaattattatcacttaaaTCTTTTATGtgtctttaaattaaatagaataaatcATTCGAGTCTTATATTcatgattaaataatatttttgtattatatttatgaataacaaTCAAGAGATCTCATCATATATTATTGACagtaatacatacatacatcaaACAAATTACtaagatcatttttatctttttatgtgtctgttatcttttttaaaacttattacacacaaaacaattaattcataattcataaaataataaaattcttggtATTTATGtccaaatttattataaaaacatctgAATTCTATAAAATGACCTTATCATTCAAACAAACATTGgaatttattaagtaatttaGTTATCTGTAAATATACTcacaaaatgtgaaaattgaataaaaacacaCCCtggaagcaaaatttttaaaaaagaaattcaaagcTAGGTCCTTAGAAATtgccaagtatgtaatcctactaaatttgggtcatatttttaaaatttgtgatcaaaattaacctatctctagtcggtttcaagaatgtggagtcctggtcccggaattaagcacataagtgatagccaGCGAAAAATTGTCATCAcagatgaaaagaatgacccaaaattagtgggtttcaaaaaaaattataataaaatgggattaaatttgcctgtgttatcaaaaaaatctaatttttttaactttatgacgtcctcagaatcgaaaaaatttaattttgctcgatcgcatccaaattttatccagttttgataaaccaattatgtaatcctactaaacttgggtcatatttttcaaatttcaagttaattcaaaattaacctagctctaatagatatcaagaatgtggagtcctggtcccggaattgaGCACAAAAGtggtagctagcgaaaaattgacatcatagcttaaaagaatgacccaaagttagtggtatttttttttcaatatatgaaGGAATTCGCTTGGCTAGCgtagctcctgcgctacgatttttttaaaaattacgtttAATCAAATTTACGTAAAAACGAACACTTTAAAACAGTATTACTGACAATTATgagtttttatttcttaacattattaaattagcTAGACAATTCCAATTTGGTAttgattcataaattattaGACTAGAATTTTAAGTGAAATTGTTTGATGTTGTAATTTtctttggaaatttttgttaaataatgcaCATATATACTCTACAATTACAATACCCAATTTGAATATTAACTATTTATTGATTTGTTAttctattgttttaattttgttaagtactaCCGGCATGCAATAAATCAAGTTTCCAGCGCGTGCTCTGAAATgtgctttattatattataagtatGCTAACATGGATGGAATCCGTTTTTATAGAATTTGATTGTGAAGAATGGCAGTACTAGCAGAGATAAGATCGGAGTTTAACAAATAAGCCTTTTAAACAGAGGCCTAGCAAGTAAACCTTAATGAACTTGGTTCGTTTTCTCTagccattttattattttcgaatcTTTCAATCTTATTTAGTGGCCAGAGAATTGCCTTGTCTTTTAACTCTATGAGAGATAGATTTCTTCAACCAACTCCGAAGTTTGTAATTTTCCGGTTCTT
The Chrysoperla carnea chromosome 4, inChrCarn1.1, whole genome shotgun sequence genome window above contains:
- the LOC123297425 gene encoding zinc/cadmium resistance protein, whose translation is MGRYTGKKCRLISMLWLTTSFFVVEIVVGYITNSMALVADSFHMLSDVAALAVAFLSVKMSPKKWSKNTFGWARAEVLGALVNAVFLVALCFSITLEAFKRFIEKQTIHDAKLLVVVGVIGLFVNLVGLLLFREHGSGHTHGGGGSSAIKQRNRLSQLVTTDDNENDETFHPPNNTTASSSSSGHKHGHYHDANSMNMRGVFLHVLSDALGSVIVICSATVFWLTDWDYKDYIDPALSILLVLLILHSVWPLLRESALILLQTVPTHIQVDAIQHKLLTKVDGVLAVHEFHVWQLAGDRIIASAHIRCRNLSEYMKIAEKVKEFFHNEGIHSTTIQPEFVELDDYIGGVDNGGTIVEKQQMGNCAIICPKTDADPCDFSTCCGPADRHLEGSNPGTNSDDESVAYTCRQRNSASSFHTLRQSAQPVSEMEEGALLSTSHQSTHCVCGSGGGNGGGIQQHLCTCPPNKESCV